One Phalacrocorax aristotelis chromosome 11, bGulAri2.1, whole genome shotgun sequence DNA segment encodes these proteins:
- the LPAR4 gene encoding lysophosphatidic acid receptor 4, with translation MGNHSNNHTCLTDDSFKYNLYGAVYSVVFILGLITNCASLFVFCFRMKMRSETAIFMTNLAVSDLLFVFTLPFKIFYNFNRHWPFGDSLCKISGTAFLTNIYGSMLFLTCISVDRFLAIVYPFRSRTIRTRRNSAIVCAGVWILVLSGGISASLFSTTNVSNTSTTCFEGFSKRIWKTYLSKITIFIEVVGFIIPLLLNLTCSSLVLRTLRKPATLSQIGTNKEKVLKMIIVHVAIFVVCFVPYNSILFLYALVRSQAIANCSLERFARTMYPITLCIATMNCCFDPFIYYFTSESFQKSFNIKPQIKMDSFFKTETPLTKTALPAPQDEITDQAVTNGGDPTSESHF, from the coding sequence ATGGGAAACCACAGCAACAATCATACCTGTTTGACAGATGATTCCTTTAAGTACAACTTGTATGGAGCCGTGTACAGCGTGGTCTTCATCCTTGGTTTGATTACTAACTGCGCCTccctctttgttttctgctttcgGATGAAAATGCGAAGCGAAACAGCCATTTTCATGACAAACCTGGCCGTTTCAGATTTGCTTTTTGTGTTCACTTtgccatttaaaattttttataatttcaacAGGCATTGGCCTTTCGGAGATAGCCTGTGCAAGATTTCTGGTACAGCATTTCTCACTAACATCTACGGGAGCATGCTGTTCCTCACCTGCATTAGCGTCGACCGTTTCCTGGCTATCGTCTATCCCTTCCGATCTCGCACCATTAGGACCAGGAGAAATTCTGCCATAGTCTGCGCTGGTGTTTGGATACTGGTCCTCAGCGGTGGAATTTCAGCGTCATTGTTCTCCACAACCAACGTTTCCAACACCAGCACAACCTGTTTCGAAGGTTTTTCCAAACGTATCTGGAAAACCTATCTGTCCAAGATCACTATATTTATTGAAGTGGTAGGATTCATAATTCCTTTGCTACTCAACCTTACATGCTCCTCTTTAGTTCTCAGGACTCTCCGGAAACCTGCCACCTTGTCTCAGATCGGGACAAACAAAGAGAAAGTGTTGAAAATGATCATTGTGCACGTGGCCATTTTTGTCGTgtgctttgtgccttacaatTCCATACTCTTCTTGTACGCGCTTGTGCGGTCCCAAGCGATAGCAAATTGCTCCTTGGAGAGGTTTGCGAGGACAATGTACCCAATCACATTGTGCATCGCAACGATGAACTGCTGCTTTGACCCATTCATCTATTACTTTACATCAGAATCCTTCCAGAAGTCTTTCAACATAAAACCCCAGATAAAAATGGATTCTTTTTTCAAGACTGAGACACCTCTAACAAAGACCGCACTACCAGCACCACAGGACGAAATAACTGACCAGGCTGTTACAAATGGAGGAGACCCAACATCTGAATCGCATTTTTAG